A single region of the Mycobacterium avium subsp. avium genome encodes:
- a CDS encoding GNAT family N-acetyltransferase — MTEALRRTWAKDLDAQTLYELLKLRVEVFVVEQAIPYPELDGRDLLAETRHFWLETSDGEVICTLRLMEEHAGGEKAFRIGRLCTKRSARGQGHTTRLLRAALAEVGDYPCRINAQTYLADMYAQHGFVRDGDDFLDDGVPHVPMLRPGSGLAEKP, encoded by the coding sequence ATGACAGAAGCATTGCGACGCACGTGGGCCAAAGACCTTGATGCCCAAACGCTTTACGAGCTGCTCAAGCTGCGGGTTGAGGTGTTCGTCGTCGAGCAGGCCATCCCGTATCCGGAGTTGGACGGGCGCGACCTGCTCGCCGAAACCCGGCACTTCTGGCTGGAAACCTCCGACGGCGAGGTGATCTGCACGCTGCGGCTGATGGAGGAGCACGCCGGCGGCGAGAAGGCGTTCCGGATCGGGCGGCTGTGCACCAAACGCAGCGCCCGCGGCCAGGGCCACACCACCCGGCTGCTGCGCGCGGCGCTGGCCGAGGTGGGTGACTACCCGTGCCGGATCAACGCCCAGACCTACCTGGCCGACATGTACGCCCAGCACGGATTCGTCCGCGACGGCGACGATTTCCTCGACGACGGCGTCCCGCACGTGCCCATGCTGCGACCCGGCTCGGGATTGGCGGAAAAGCCGTGA
- the mqo gene encoding malate dehydrogenase (quinone) — translation MSATLGALLRRLQPDWSMTFVERLDAVGAESSSPWNNAGTGHSALCELNYTPQRADGSIDIAKAVRINEQFQVTRQFWAYAVENGMLTDRGFVTPIPHASFVRGARAVEYLRRRQQALAPNPLFAGIELIEDADEFARRLPLMADRRDFSEPTALNWARHGTDVDFGALSRQLIGFCVRGGATALFGHQVHNLTRESDGSWTLLIRNRRTGEKHRCKAKFVFVGAGGDALPLLQKSGIGEARGFAGFPIGGRFLRADNPVLTAAHRAKVYGAPAPGAPPLGALHLDLRYVNGKPWLVFGPYAGWSPKFLKHGHFTDLPRSVRPHNLVALLGVGVTQLTLLRYLIGQLRLSAPDRMRMLREFAPTAADSDWELTVAGQRVQVIRRDRRRGGVLDFDTTVVAAGDGSIAGLLGGSPGASTAVPIMLDVLQRCFADRYRSWLPALKEMVPSLGVTLSDEPALYEEVYSWGTKILGLDELDEERP, via the coding sequence ATGAGCGCCACACTGGGCGCGTTGCTGCGGCGGCTGCAGCCGGATTGGTCGATGACCTTCGTCGAGCGCCTGGACGCGGTCGGCGCCGAGAGCAGCAGCCCGTGGAACAACGCCGGCACCGGGCATTCGGCGCTGTGCGAGCTCAACTACACCCCGCAGCGCGCCGACGGCTCCATCGACATCGCCAAAGCGGTGCGCATCAACGAGCAGTTCCAGGTGACCCGCCAATTCTGGGCGTATGCCGTGGAGAACGGCATGCTGACCGATCGGGGCTTCGTGACCCCGATCCCGCACGCGAGTTTCGTGCGCGGGGCGCGGGCCGTCGAGTATCTGCGGCGCCGGCAGCAGGCGCTGGCGCCCAACCCGTTGTTCGCCGGCATCGAATTGATCGAGGACGCCGACGAGTTCGCCCGCCGGCTGCCGTTGATGGCCGACCGGCGGGACTTCTCCGAACCGACCGCGCTGAATTGGGCGCGCCACGGCACCGACGTCGACTTCGGCGCGCTGTCGCGACAGCTGATCGGGTTCTGCGTGCGCGGCGGCGCGACGGCGCTGTTCGGCCATCAGGTGCACAACCTGACGCGGGAGTCCGACGGCAGCTGGACGTTGCTGATCCGCAACCGCCGGACCGGCGAAAAGCACCGGTGCAAAGCCAAATTCGTGTTCGTCGGGGCCGGCGGTGACGCGCTGCCGCTGCTGCAGAAGTCGGGTATCGGCGAGGCCCGCGGATTCGCGGGGTTCCCGATCGGCGGTCGGTTCCTGCGCGCCGACAATCCCGTGCTCACCGCGGCGCACCGGGCCAAGGTGTACGGGGCCCCGGCGCCGGGGGCCCCGCCGCTGGGAGCGTTGCATCTTGACCTGCGCTACGTCAACGGCAAGCCGTGGCTGGTGTTCGGGCCGTATGCCGGCTGGTCGCCGAAGTTCTTGAAACACGGGCACTTCACCGATCTGCCCCGCTCGGTGCGGCCGCACAATCTGGTCGCGCTGCTCGGCGTCGGCGTCACCCAGCTGACGTTGCTGCGATACCTGATCGGCCAGTTGCGGCTGTCCGCGCCGGACCGGATGCGGATGCTACGCGAATTCGCGCCCACCGCAGCGGATTCGGACTGGGAGCTGACGGTGGCCGGTCAGCGGGTGCAGGTGATCCGGCGCGATCGGCGCCGCGGCGGCGTGCTTGACTTCGACACCACTGTGGTGGCGGCCGGCGACGGCAGCATCGCGGGGTTGCTCGGCGGCTCGCCGGGTGCGTCGACGGCGGTGCCGATCATGCTCGATGTGCTGCAGCGCTGTTTCGCTGACCGTTATCGGTCGTGGCTGCCCGCGCTCAAGGAGATGGTTCCCTCGCTGGGCGTGACGCTGTCCGACGAGCCGGCGCTGTATGAGGAAGTCTATTCATGGGGAACGAAGATCCTGGGACTGGACGAGTTGGATGAGGAGCGCCCTTAG
- a CDS encoding alpha/beta hydrolase: MPDVLPGYWQRTLALGADPAGEGDIVATLIRRGDDAAPAADHAVLAVHGYTDYFFHTALADHFAARGFAFYALDLHKCGRSRRDGQTPHFVTDLANYDTELERALSVASGGSRRVLVYGHSAGGLIVSLWLDRLRRRNPVAHSAVGGLVLNSPFLELPGPPILWHSLTVALIAGLSRVRSKGVARSPVQGGYGTTLHRDYGGEFDYNLQWKPVGGFPITFGWLHAVRRGQARLHRGLDVGVPNLILRSDHSVQETPDPASMHCGDAVLDVTQIARWAGCIGNRSTIIPVADAKHDVFLSLPGPRAAAYRQLDLWLDGYLRDRSTDSTRAPASRDEG; encoded by the coding sequence GTGCCCGACGTGCTACCCGGCTATTGGCAGCGCACCCTGGCGCTGGGCGCCGATCCGGCCGGCGAGGGCGACATCGTCGCGACCCTGATCCGGCGCGGGGACGACGCGGCGCCGGCCGCCGATCACGCGGTGCTGGCGGTGCACGGGTATACCGACTACTTCTTCCACACCGCGTTGGCCGATCACTTCGCCGCGCGCGGTTTCGCCTTCTACGCGCTGGACCTGCACAAGTGCGGCCGGTCGCGGCGCGACGGGCAGACGCCGCATTTCGTCACCGACCTGGCCAACTACGACACCGAACTGGAACGCGCGCTGAGCGTGGCGAGCGGGGGAAGCCGCAGGGTGCTGGTGTACGGGCATTCGGCCGGCGGGCTGATCGTGTCGTTGTGGCTGGACCGGCTGCGGCGCCGAAATCCCGTCGCGCACTCGGCAGTTGGCGGTCTGGTGCTCAACAGCCCGTTCCTGGAGCTGCCCGGCCCGCCCATCCTGTGGCACTCGCTGACCGTGGCGCTGATCGCCGGCCTGTCCCGGGTGCGTTCCAAGGGCGTGGCCCGGTCCCCGGTGCAGGGTGGCTACGGCACCACGCTGCACCGCGACTACGGCGGGGAATTCGACTACAACCTGCAGTGGAAACCCGTTGGCGGCTTTCCGATCACGTTCGGTTGGCTGCACGCAGTGCGCCGCGGTCAGGCGCGACTGCACCGCGGTCTCGACGTCGGGGTGCCGAACCTGATCCTGCGCTCGGACCACAGCGTGCAGGAGACGCCCGACCCGGCATCCATGCACTGCGGTGACGCGGTGCTCGACGTCACCCAGATCGCCCGCTGGGCGGGCTGTATCGGCAACCGCAGCACCATCATTCCGGTCGCCGATGCCAAACACGACGTGTTCTTGTCGTTGCCGGGGCCCCGCGCGGCGGCCTATCGGCAACTGGATCTGTGGCTGGACGGCTACCTGCGCGACCGGAGCACCGATAGCACCCGGGCCCCGGCGTCCCGGGACGAAGGGTGA
- the mtr gene encoding mycothione reductase gives METYDLAIIGTGSGNSLLDARFAGKRTAICEHGTFGGTCLNVGCIPTKMFVYAADVATTIREAARYGVDAHLDGVRWPDIVSRVFGRIDPIAASGEEYRRSSVNIDLYRSHTRFGPVQSDGRYLLRTDAGEQFTAEQVVIAAGSRPVIPPAILECGVTYHTSDTIMRIPALPEHLVIVGSGFVAAEFAHIFSALGVHVTVVIRSGRMLRQYDDMICERFTRLAAAKWELRTQRNVVGGSNRGSGVTLRLDDGSTLDAEVLLVATGRISNADLLDAGQAGVDVENGRVVVDEYQRTSARGVFALGDVSSPYQLKHVANHEARVVRHNLLCDWDDTESMAVTDHRYVPSAVFTDPQLATVGLTENQAIARGFDISVAIQNYGDVAYGWAMEDTTGVVKLIAERTSGRLLGAHIMGPQASSIIQPLIQAMSFGLTAAQMARGQYWIHPALPEVVENALLGLY, from the coding sequence ATGGAAACCTACGACCTCGCGATCATCGGAACCGGTTCGGGCAACAGCCTTCTCGATGCCCGCTTCGCCGGCAAGCGGACCGCCATCTGCGAGCACGGCACCTTCGGCGGAACCTGCCTCAACGTCGGGTGCATCCCCACCAAGATGTTCGTCTACGCCGCCGACGTCGCCACGACGATCCGGGAGGCGGCCCGCTACGGCGTCGACGCGCACCTCGACGGGGTGCGCTGGCCCGACATCGTCTCCCGCGTCTTCGGCCGCATCGACCCGATCGCGGCCAGCGGCGAAGAGTATCGGCGCTCCTCGGTCAATATCGACCTGTACCGCAGCCACACCCGGTTCGGGCCGGTGCAATCCGACGGCCGTTACCTGTTGCGCACCGACGCCGGCGAGCAGTTCACCGCCGAGCAGGTGGTGATCGCCGCCGGGTCGCGGCCGGTGATTCCCCCCGCGATCCTCGAGTGCGGCGTCACCTACCACACCAGCGACACCATCATGCGCATCCCCGCGCTGCCCGAGCATCTGGTGATCGTCGGAAGTGGCTTCGTGGCAGCCGAATTCGCGCACATCTTCTCCGCGCTGGGGGTGCACGTGACCGTGGTGATCCGCAGCGGCCGCATGCTGCGCCAGTACGACGACATGATCTGCGAGCGGTTCACCCGGCTGGCCGCGGCCAAATGGGAACTGCGCACCCAGCGCAACGTGGTGGGCGGCAGCAACCGCGGCTCCGGCGTCACACTGCGCCTGGACGACGGATCCACGCTGGACGCCGAGGTGCTGCTGGTGGCCACCGGCCGGATATCCAACGCCGATCTGCTCGACGCCGGGCAGGCCGGCGTCGACGTGGAGAACGGTCGCGTGGTGGTCGACGAGTACCAACGCACTTCGGCCCGAGGGGTTTTCGCGCTCGGTGACGTGTCGTCGCCGTATCAGCTCAAGCACGTCGCCAACCACGAGGCCCGGGTGGTGCGGCACAACCTGCTCTGCGACTGGGACGACACCGAGTCTATGGCCGTCACCGACCACCGCTACGTTCCGTCGGCGGTGTTCACCGATCCCCAGCTGGCCACCGTGGGGCTGACCGAAAACCAGGCGATAGCACGGGGTTTCGACATCTCGGTGGCGATCCAGAACTACGGCGACGTCGCCTACGGGTGGGCGATGGAAGACACCACCGGGGTAGTCAAGCTGATCGCCGAGCGCACCAGCGGGCGGCTGCTGGGCGCGCACATCATGGGCCCTCAGGCGTCCTCGATCATCCAGCCGCTGATCCAGGCGATGAGCTTCGGGCTGACCGCCGCGCAGATGGCCCGCGGCCAGTACTGGATTCACCCGGCGCTGCCCGAGGTCGTCGAGAACGCGCTGCTGGGCCTGTACTGA
- a CDS encoding HoxN/HupN/NixA family nickel/cobalt transporter, whose protein sequence is MTSTEIDRWPARATRFLGALAPAEWWRLASMLGAILALHLIGWLTLVLLVAPAQYSLGGKAFGVGVGLTAYTLGLRHAFDADHIAAIDNTTRKLMNDGQRPLAVGFFFSLGHSTVVFALAVLLACGVRTVVGPVRDDSSALHHYTGLIGTSVSGVFLYAIALLNVVVLVGILRVLARVRRGDYDPHTDAAELERQLDNRGLMNRWLGRFTKSITQSWHCYPVGLLFGLGFDTATEVALLVLAGTSAAAGLPWYAILCLPVLFAAGMCLLDTIDGSFMNFAYGWAFSNPVRKIYYNIIITALSVAVAWVIGSIELLVLFADEFGWRGSFWDWLGGLDLNTVGYVVVGMFVLTWAVALLIWRYGRIEERWAGADPRAGTGREA, encoded by the coding sequence GTGACCAGTACGGAGATCGACCGGTGGCCGGCACGGGCGACCAGGTTTCTCGGCGCGCTGGCGCCGGCGGAATGGTGGCGGCTGGCGTCGATGCTGGGCGCCATCCTCGCCCTGCACCTGATCGGCTGGTTGACCTTGGTGCTGTTGGTGGCCCCGGCGCAATACAGCTTGGGCGGCAAGGCATTTGGTGTCGGTGTCGGATTGACGGCCTACACCCTGGGCCTGCGGCACGCCTTCGACGCCGACCACATCGCCGCGATCGACAACACCACCCGCAAGCTGATGAACGACGGGCAGCGCCCGCTGGCCGTCGGCTTCTTCTTCTCGCTGGGCCATTCCACGGTGGTGTTCGCGCTGGCGGTGCTGCTGGCCTGCGGGGTGAGGACGGTGGTGGGGCCGGTGCGCGACGACTCGTCGGCGCTGCACCACTACACCGGGCTGATCGGCACCAGCGTCTCGGGCGTGTTCCTCTATGCGATCGCCCTGCTCAACGTCGTCGTCCTGGTCGGCATCCTGCGCGTCCTCGCGCGAGTGCGCCGGGGTGACTACGACCCGCACACCGACGCCGCGGAATTGGAGCGGCAGCTGGACAACCGGGGGCTGATGAACCGGTGGCTGGGCCGGTTCACCAAGTCGATCACCCAGTCCTGGCACTGCTATCCGGTCGGCCTGCTGTTCGGGCTCGGTTTCGACACCGCCACCGAGGTCGCGCTGCTGGTGCTGGCCGGCACCAGCGCGGCGGCCGGGCTGCCCTGGTACGCCATCCTGTGCCTGCCGGTGCTGTTCGCGGCCGGCATGTGCCTGCTGGACACCATCGACGGCTCGTTCATGAACTTCGCCTACGGCTGGGCGTTTTCCAACCCGGTGCGCAAGATCTACTACAACATCATCATCACCGCGCTGTCGGTGGCGGTCGCGTGGGTGATCGGCAGCATCGAGCTGCTCGTCCTGTTCGCCGACGAATTCGGTTGGCGGGGCTCGTTCTGGGACTGGCTCGGCGGGCTGGACCTGAACACGGTCGGTTACGTCGTCGTCGGCATGTTCGTCCTCACCTGGGCGGTGGCCCTGCTGATCTGGCGGTACGGACGCATCGAAGAGAGGTGGGCCGGCGCCGATCCGCGCGCCGGGACCGGCCGAGAAGCCTGA
- a CDS encoding alkaline phosphatase family protein: protein MPGSLRDVLPAAAALLGVADAGHESGGSAVTDWVGTERVDRVLVLLVDGLGWQLLAQLAGDAPLLAAVRAGEVGRLTRLDCTFPSTTPTSLVSLATGAAPGQHGILGFTLRVPGTDRVLNHVRWRDDPAPDAWQPLPTWFERLAAAGVRARAVLPSSFLGSGLTEAAYRGARLVPAEPADDYPRLVGDELRAGPGLVYGYTAELDTAAHLFGIGSPQWHTAAAAVDALLSGLLEALPPNAALLVTADHGGLNVPPEARVDLDSDPRLAAGIRVVAGEPRVRYLHTEPGAAPDVQAAWSELLDGRAAVYSRVQAVATGMFGPVADRHLPRLGDVVVVCSGDTAVLASAHEPPETARLVGFHGAATPAETAIPLMLFRR, encoded by the coding sequence GTGCCCGGTTCGCTGCGCGACGTGCTGCCCGCCGCGGCCGCCCTGCTCGGCGTCGCAGATGCGGGGCACGAGTCGGGCGGGTCGGCCGTGACCGACTGGGTCGGCACCGAGCGGGTGGACCGGGTGCTGGTGCTGCTGGTCGACGGGCTGGGCTGGCAGCTGCTCGCCCAGCTGGCCGGCGACGCCCCGCTGCTCGCCGCGGTGCGGGCCGGCGAGGTCGGCAGGCTGACCAGGCTGGACTGCACCTTCCCGTCGACCACCCCGACCAGCCTGGTGTCGCTGGCCACCGGCGCGGCGCCCGGCCAGCACGGGATCCTGGGCTTCACGCTGCGGGTGCCGGGCACCGACCGGGTGCTCAACCACGTCCGGTGGCGCGACGACCCGGCGCCGGACGCCTGGCAGCCGCTGCCCACCTGGTTCGAGCGGCTCGCCGCCGCCGGTGTCCGCGCCCGCGCCGTGCTGCCGTCGTCGTTTCTGGGCAGTGGCCTGACCGAGGCCGCCTACCGCGGCGCCCGGCTGGTGCCGGCCGAGCCCGCCGACGACTACCCGCGGCTGGTCGGCGACGAGCTGCGGGCGGGCCCCGGGCTGGTGTACGGCTACACCGCGGAGCTGGACACCGCGGCCCACCTGTTCGGGATCGGCTCGCCGCAGTGGCACACCGCGGCGGCGGCCGTCGACGCCCTGCTGTCCGGCCTGCTCGAGGCGCTGCCGCCGAATGCCGCGCTGCTGGTGACCGCCGACCACGGCGGCCTCAACGTCCCGCCCGAGGCCCGCGTCGACCTGGACAGCGACCCGCGGCTGGCCGCGGGCATCCGCGTGGTGGCCGGCGAGCCGCGGGTGCGGTACCTGCACACCGAGCCGGGCGCCGCGCCCGACGTGCAGGCCGCGTGGTCGGAGCTGCTCGACGGCCGGGCCGCCGTGTACAGCCGCGTGCAGGCGGTGGCCACCGGCATGTTCGGCCCGGTCGCCGACCGGCACCTGCCGCGGCTCGGCGACGTGGTGGTGGTCTGTTCCGGGGACACCGCGGTGCTGGCCAGCGCCCACGAGCCGCCGGAGACGGCGCGCCTGGTCGGCTTCCACGGCGCGGCCACGCCGGCCGAGACGGCGATCCCGCTGATGCTGTTCCGCCGGTAG
- a CDS encoding PPE family protein: protein MDFATLPPEVSTGLMHSGPGAGSLIRAAAAWDGLARQLRAVATSYRAATAALGDAAARYIDWLDGNAARGEQAAEGLTAAADAHRSACAAMVPPPVIAGNRTHRLALVSANCLGQHSPAIAEVDAAYERMWARNAAAMYAYADASAAAVTLTPFTAPPGDCGAATRSWALTAAPELIAAGGQVMAAIPGALEQLSAAPLRTLDAAMSAVTPALSKLNSLTAPSDLAIGHLNSMNKAAALQTLFPGPAAVPRVCAVVGRAMTVGVLSAPRGAAALAPLARQPRPDRAGEHIRLVPPGEPAGPHAAGESGG, encoded by the coding sequence ATGGATTTCGCAACGCTTCCCCCGGAAGTCAGCACCGGGCTGATGCATTCGGGCCCGGGCGCCGGATCGCTGATCCGGGCCGCCGCGGCGTGGGACGGGCTGGCCCGTCAACTGCGCGCCGTCGCGACCAGCTACCGGGCGGCGACCGCCGCCCTGGGCGACGCGGCCGCCCGCTACATCGACTGGCTGGACGGCAACGCCGCGCGCGGCGAGCAGGCCGCCGAGGGGCTCACCGCGGCCGCCGACGCGCACCGGTCGGCCTGCGCGGCGATGGTGCCCCCGCCGGTGATCGCCGGCAACCGCACCCACCGGCTGGCGCTGGTGTCGGCGAACTGCCTGGGCCAGCACAGCCCGGCGATCGCCGAGGTGGACGCCGCCTACGAGCGGATGTGGGCGCGCAACGCCGCCGCCATGTACGCCTACGCCGACGCCTCGGCCGCCGCGGTGACGCTGACCCCGTTCACCGCGCCGCCGGGAGACTGCGGGGCGGCGACCCGAAGCTGGGCGTTGACCGCCGCACCCGAGCTGATCGCGGCCGGCGGCCAGGTGATGGCGGCCATTCCGGGTGCCCTGGAACAGCTGTCGGCGGCGCCGCTGCGCACGCTGGACGCGGCCATGTCCGCCGTCACGCCGGCACTGTCGAAACTGAATTCGCTGACCGCGCCCTCGGATCTGGCGATCGGCCACCTCAATTCGATGAACAAGGCGGCGGCGCTGCAGACGCTGTTCCCCGGGCCGGCCGCCGTGCCCCGGGTGTGCGCGGTCGTCGGTCGCGCGATGACGGTCGGCGTGCTGTCGGCGCCGCGGGGCGCGGCCGCGCTCGCCCCGCTGGCGCGGCAGCCGCGCCCGGACCGGGCGGGCGAGCACATCCGGCTGGTGCCGCCTGGCGAGCCGGCGGGCCCGCACGCGGCCGGCGAGTCCGGTGGTTAG
- a CDS encoding 3-oxoacyl-ACP reductase produces MMDLTQRLAGRVAVITGAGGGIGLAAARRMHAEGATIVVADIDADAGAAAADELSGLFVPTDVADEDAVNALFDTAARRYGRIDIAFNNAGISPPDDDVIENTEPPAWQRVQDVNLTSVYLCCRAALRHMVSARRGSIINTASFVAVMGSATSQISYTAAKGGVLALSRELGVQFARQGIRVNALCPGPVNTPLLQELFAKDPQRAARRLVHVPVGRFAEPGEIAAAAAFLASDDASFITASTFLVDGGISAAYVTPL; encoded by the coding sequence GTGATGGACCTGACGCAACGGTTGGCGGGCCGGGTGGCGGTCATCACCGGCGCCGGCGGCGGGATCGGGCTGGCCGCGGCGCGTCGGATGCACGCCGAAGGCGCCACCATCGTGGTGGCCGACATCGACGCCGACGCCGGGGCGGCGGCCGCCGACGAACTGTCCGGCCTGTTCGTGCCGACCGACGTCGCCGACGAGGACGCGGTCAACGCGCTGTTCGACACCGCCGCCCGCCGCTACGGGCGCATCGACATCGCGTTCAACAACGCCGGCATCTCACCCCCCGACGACGACGTCATCGAGAACACCGAACCGCCGGCCTGGCAACGCGTCCAGGACGTCAACCTGACGTCGGTGTATCTGTGCTGCCGGGCGGCGTTGCGGCACATGGTTTCCGCGCGACGCGGGTCGATCATCAACACCGCGTCGTTCGTCGCGGTGATGGGCTCGGCGACGTCGCAGATCTCCTACACCGCCGCCAAGGGCGGGGTACTGGCCCTGTCGCGGGAACTCGGGGTGCAGTTCGCCCGGCAGGGCATCCGGGTGAACGCGCTGTGCCCCGGGCCGGTCAACACCCCGCTGCTGCAGGAGCTGTTCGCCAAAGACCCGCAGCGCGCCGCCCGCCGGCTGGTGCACGTGCCGGTCGGCCGCTTCGCCGAACCTGGCGAAATCGCCGCTGCGGCAGCATTCTTGGCCAGCGATGACGCGTCCTTCATCACCGCGTCCACGTTCTTGGTCGACGGCGGCATCAGCGCGGCGTACGTGACCCCGCTCTAA